The genomic window CGTGAAATTGATGAAGTCCTCGATCCTAAAGTATTGGGACATCTGAATCCGGATAGATTCCAAGGTGCCTTGACTTATGTATATTTATCCTGTGTGTATAAGCTCGACTATCTGCTCAAACCAGAAGGGAAGGCGATGCACCAAATTGCTAAAATTCATGCCGTTTATAGTTTAGCGGGCAATCAGGATGTCGGATTGAGTTTAGGAAAATTGACCGAAGGATTAAAGGCTTTAAAAGAAATAGAACCGGAAAAACTGCGATCAGAATTTTATAATGTGATTTCAACTTTTAGTGTTGTTCCTCCGGCTACAGAAACGGAGATTGGGGGCATCATTGAGAATGAAATGAAATCGTTCGAATGGTACAAAGAGCAAAAGCATTATTTTATTTGTGAACAAATATGTTCTTATCTTGTGGGCTTCTTATTGTTCCAATTTGCATTTGCTTCTCCTGCAAAAGATTTATTGCATTTGTTCTATTGTATATCTGAAGAAGATTTTTTTAAATCACTTTCTATACCGGTCGACTTTACTGACGGAGACGAATTGAGATCAGCAAGGATAAAAGCAGCTATTAAACAAATTTTGGAAGATAGTAATCTGACGGATAAGCAAAATTTGATGGATCAACTTCAGTTTGAAACTAAGGCTCATTTTTATCAGTCCTACTTGCAATTATTTCGTCAGGTACTTGCATGATGGAATATATGAATTCAAGTAAAATTGTTGAGTCTATTTTATCGTTCTCAGCTTGTCCAAATTTTGAATTAAGATTCGAATATTATTAATATACAGTTCAATTTTATATCAATTGAAAGCATTTATCGATAATTACAAATCCGTAGTCGTCCAGATGGCTACTCCTTTTTCAGTAGGAACCGGATTCTATTTAAAAGAGTATAATTTGCTGGTTACAAACGAGCATGTTGTCAGACAAAACAAAATGGTTGTGGTGGATGCTGAGGGAATGTCACGTAGTCTGCTTGATGTGGTTTATTTGGATGCTAAATATGACCTTGCATTCGTCAAGGCACCTGTTGAGCATCATATGGGGGATGCCCAAATCAGGAAGCAGTTGGTCGCTACAGAAGGGGATACAGTCATGGCTGTGGGCCATCCTTTTGGTTTGAAGTTTACAGCTACTCAAGGCATCATTTCTAATGTTGCTCACCATCAAGGTGATATTCAATACATCCAGCATGATGCTGCCTTAAATCCTGGAAACAGTGGAGGCCCATTGATTGATGGTCAGGGTTATATCATAGGGGTTAATACATTTATTATCCAAAATGGACAAAATATTGGTTTTTCATTGCCTTCCAACTACCTTGCTCAAGCCCTGGATGAGTTTGTTCGGGGAGGAGGGAAGTCAGGAGTAAGGTGTACCTCTTGCGCCAACATCGTCTTTGAGCCCAATCCTGAGAAAAAGTATTGCCCACATTGTGGTGCTGACATCCTCATGATCAGTGATTTAGAAGATTATACGCCTTCCGGTTTCAGACGCGAAATTGAGGACGTACTTTCCACCTTGCATTACGATGTTAGGCTGACCAGACGAGGACCTTTTAATTGGGAGGCAGTAGTGGGTTCAGCAAAAGTAATCCTGAGTTACCACGAGGAAACAGGGATGATAGCAGGGGATGCAGTGTTGTCTTCTTTACCAAAAGATAATATTAAAGCGATTTATACCTACCTATTGCAACAGAATGACAAGTTAAGGGGTCTTAGTCTCAGTATACGGAACAACGACATCTTGTTGAGTATGGTCATGTTTGATAACTATTTCACCCCGGAATCCGGAAAAAACACCATTCAAAACTTGCTCGAAACAGCAAATCAACTGGATGATGTTTTACTGGAACAATATGGCGCAATGAAGCGTCCAGATTAGGAGTTATATATTATAATTAAATAAATATGATAAAAGAAACTGGAATGGGAATGGTTTTTGTAAAAACACCTGTATATTTAAGCCATTATATTGTAGTAGGTATGAAGAAACTGATTCAAGCGTTACTGTTCGTCTCCCCGTTGTGGTTGATGTCTCAGGATATCCATTTTTCTCAATTTTATATGTCCCCGACCAACCTCAATCCGGCTTTAACCGGGGTTATGAATTGTAAAATGAGATTTGTAGCCAACTATCGCAACCAGTGGGCACCAATACTCAAGTCCAAGGCTTTCAATACAATGAATCTTTCATTTGATCAGAAGGTGCCGGTAGGACGTTACGATTATTTTGGCTTTGGAGGAACATTTTGGGGTGACCGTGCCGGAAGTCTGGCATTTTCTACGATACAATTCAAACTTTCAGGAACCTATAGCAAACGTATGGCCGGCTCTAGGACCTCTGGACATTATTTGGTTTTTGGAGCTGAAGCCGGAGTAAACAACCGTAGTATCAATTTCCATAATGCAGTTTGGGGAAACCAACTATCATCCAATGGTCCGATCAATACTCCGGGTGAAAATGATATTTATGCGATTGATCCTAGTTTCTTGTTCGCAGATGTTTCTGTAGGGCTTCTTTGGTTTTCTGTTTTGGATAAGGAAAACAACTACTACCTTGGTGGAGCTTATTCTCATCTAAATGAACCTTTGCAAAATCATTATTCTAAATCAAGCGGTGCCTTTACTGCTAGTCCTTTATATTCAAAGCTGACTATCCACGGAGGTGGTGTATTTTCTATAGGTCGTAAGTTGGGCTTGGTGCCCGGTATCGTTACTTTCTTTCAAGGACCATCTTGGCAAGTCAATGGTGGAACAAGCTTTCGTTTTGACGTGAGCCGTTCAAAATATGACAGACAGTCATTTCAAACGGGTGTCTGGGCCAGGTTGGCGAATAAGCAAAAAGGGATACATGCAGATGCTTTAATCTTATCAACTAGATTCGATTATAACAAATTCGGTTTCGGGCTAAGCTATGATGTGACATTGTCAGGACTAAGAAATGCTAGCGCAGCTTCTAATGCTTTTGAATTGTCTTTTATTTACAACGTTTGCGGACCCGAAAAGAGAGGTATTTATTGCCCTAACTTCTAATAAATTCCAAATTCCTGTACATATTAAAGTAGGGATGTCTGACGACGTCCCTGTTTTATTTTTAGCATTATTCATTCAAAGGAATGAATTGGATTTGAGGAATTCTCTATATGAAAATGAGAGTTCAATTTTTTGGGCAATTGATCATTCTGATTCAATTCAAGACATTGTGAATTTATCCAATCTGTTCATAAAATTCACCTGTGACAGAATTTCAGCTTTAAATTTTGGGCTTCATCATGGATGTATAGATAAAAATGGGAGGGCATCAAAACCATAATTTCTTAGCGCGCTTGATGAGGGGATCTAAGACCTGAATTTCAAATTTGAGAAGAATCACTCAAAAAGCAAATAGCATCAGTATAAAATGCTTAACTTAGCAGCCCACTCAAAAGACAGAAGCTATGTTTGGAAGCAAAAACAACGATCCGGCCAAAAATCAGGTATCCTTGACACAATCTGCACTCAATAGTCTGGTGTCTGGTACATCTGTTGAAGGAACAATTTCAGCGGATAACGACATACGGATAGACGGTTACCTTAAAGGTATACTCAATTGCAAGGGAAAAGTCATTATAGGTCCAAAAGGAAATATTGATGGCGAAATCAAAGCTCAAAATGCAGTCATTGAAGGCCAATTTCGTGGTAGTCTGTTTATAGAGGATTTGCTTCATATAAAAGAAACTGCACAAGTTGAAGGAGAAATCAATACCGATAAACTATCTGTTGCCCCAGGAGCTCGATTTAATGTGCTTAGTAAAATGAGCACTTCGTCCTCAGGACCCGCCCCGCTGCCCAAGAAAGAGCAGTAATCGACAAACAGCATATGTTGCCTAGAAAGTCAACTGATGTCAATAAGTATCTCAAGTACTCCGGTTTAGCCATGCAGTTTTTTGGAGTCATTGGGTTTGGAATCTTTATTGGACATAAGCTTGATGGCTATCTGGAAATGAAGAAGCCAATTTTTACTGTATTGTTTGCATTGGTTTTCTTTATCCTGGTCATGGTTTGGTTATTTCAAGATCTCAAAAGGACGGAGAATGAAGAATAGTCATTTTGTGACTAGTATATTGATTGTTACACTTTTGTCTTTTGGTTTAGTGCATTGGACAATCAACGAAGATCCAAATGCAACACGAGCATCATGGATCATGATCATTTTCTTTGTTTGTTTTACAATAGCACTATTTGTATTTGCGCTCCGAGCTGCGAAGTCAAGTGACCTATACCAGTTCAGCAGAATCTTTCTGGCTTCTATAATGATCAAGATGTTTGGATTCATTTTTCTCATTGTTATGATGATCAAAAAATTTAATGTTGACAGTAAAAACTTGATGTTACCATCAATTGTTATTTATGTCTTGTTTACCATAGTTGAAACTTATTCACTCATGAAACTCAGCAAGTCCAGATAGTCAATTGTTTGTTGAATACTATTTTGTGCAAAATTCATTTCATTGACTACACAGCAATACCGCGAGTTTTCTATACACATTCCTACGGATCCCGGTGTTTATCGATTTTTGGATAAGCACAATCATATCCTTTATGTTGGAAAGGCGAAGAACTTGAAGAATAGACTGAACTCTTATTTTTCACAATCGCACCAGACAAATGCCAAAACCAAAGCACTAGTTCGACATGCGCATCATATTGAATTTACTGTAGTAGAAACCGAACATGATGCTCTATTGATGGAAAATAATTTCATCAAAATTCATCAGCCCAGATACAATGTAATGCTGAAAGACGGCAAAACATATTCTTATATCTGTATCAAGAAAGAAGCCTTTCCAAGAGTTTTTTTTACACGTAAACCTGTGCGCGATGGTTCACTGTATTTTGGTCCCTATACCTCTAAGTTCAAGACACAAGTAATTGTTGAATTGATTCGTCAGATTTTTCCACTGAGAACATGTAATCTATTACTTACCCAGCAGGCAATTGCGCGTAACAAATACAAGGTTTGTCTGGAATATCACATACACCATTGTCAAGGGCCATGTACTCGATTGGAATCAGAAGAGGAATACAACGAAAAGATCATACAGATCAAGAATATATTAAGAGGTCATTTTAGAGCGGTTAAAGAGTTTATTACCGAGAGAATGAAATATTTTGCGAGTCAGGAATTATTCGAGCAGGCACATGAGTGGAAACTGAAACTGGATGTCTTGGAAGATTATCATAGTAAATCAAGTGTCGTCAGCAGTCAAATCAAAGATGTGGATGTTTTTTCTGTTGCAGTTGGCGAGAAAATGGCATATATCAATTACCTGAAAGTAATCGATGGAGCAGTAATTCACACATTGACCATAGAAGCAGAAAAAAATGCTGAAGAGGAAGTTGAGCGCATTTTATCTGTTGCGATACACAAGATCAGAGACCAGTTTGAAAGCCAGGCGCCGGAATTAATAGTGCCATTCCCGCTAGAACTGGAGAATCAAAATCTAGTCGTAACTGTACCTCAAAGGGGTGATAAGAAAAGTTTGCTTGATTTGTCAGAGAAGAACGTTACATTATATCAATTGCAGAAGAGAAAGGAAGCTTTGCAGATGAGTAACAAACAAAGTCATAGTGAACGTATTCTCAAAACTTTACAAGCTGATCTGAATCTGTCGGCTGCACCCATCCATATTGAGTGTTTTGACAATAGTAATATTCAGGGGACAAATCCCGTAGCTGCTTGTGTTGTTTTCAAACATGCCAAAGCCTCTAAGAAAGATTACAGGCATTTCAAAATTAAAACTGTACGAGGTCCTGATGATTTTGCTTCTATGCAGGAAGTAGTTCATCGTCGTTACAAAAGACTTTTGGATGAAGAATCTTCATTGCCTCAGCTAGTAATCATCGACGGAGGAAAGGGGCAGTTGTCTTCAGCCCTGAAAGCCATTACTGCATTAGCGCTTACAGAAAAAATTCTGTTGATAGGAATCGCTAAAAAATTAGAAGAAATTTACTTTCCTGATGATCCGGTACCCTTGCACTTGAATAAAAAATCCGAATCACTCAAATTGATCCAACAACTCAGAAATGAGGCACATCGATTTGGTTTAAACTTTCATCGGCAGCTCAGATCAAAAGCACAAATCTCATCTGCATTATCAAATATACCTGGAATTGGTCCTAAGACTTCACAGAAGCTTTTGAGTCATTTTGGATCGATCCAAAGAATAGCAGAAGCTCCCCCAGATGAAATCATTGGATTAGCTGGAAAATCTGCAGCACAAAAAATATTGAATTTTCTTTCAGCACAGGATGAAACTCATGAAGAAGTTGTAAACCAACACACTAATGAGAATTCGGAAGAAGAATAATTCAAGCAGATTTGAACAATTTTAAAACTGATCCAGAAGTCAGTTTACCACTCCTTTTAACATTGGAACGAATCGAAAATCTCCACAAGATTCTTGTATCAATTTACCTTCAAGATTTTTTTTCAATCGGATCATGGTTTGAGAATTTCCTTCTCCAAGAGGTACCACCATACAACCGCCATTTGCGAGTTGATCTACTAGTAACTGCGGAATTTCAGGTGCAGCAGCAGTAATCAAGATTTTGTCAAATGGGGCAAATCTTGGGAGCCCCTGAAATCCATCTCCAAAGAATGTGCGAACAGCGCCATATCCGATTTGGTGTAACAGTGCTGATGTCTTGTCATGAAGATGTTTATATCTTTCTATAGAATATACTTTACAAGCTAATTCAATCAAAATTGCTGCCTGGTATCCTGAGCCCAATCCTATTTCGAGGACTTTATCTTTTGGTTTAATTTCAAGTAAAGTCGTCTGATATGCAACAGTGTAGGGTTGGGATATAGTTTGCTCGCAATCTATGGCGAATGCTTGATCTTTGTATGCCCATTCTTCGAATGCCTTGTCTAAAAATAAATGCCGCGGTACTCTACTGATTGCATTCAGAACCTTTTCGTCATTTATGCCTTTGCGTTTGATCTCTTGTATCAACTGTGCCCTGAGACCTTTGTGACGATATGAATCAAACATTGGTAATTGTAATCAATTTGTCGTAGATAAAAAAAGACTCTAGTCTATGGATAAATTTAGATTTTATTAAGGATCACAAATATAACAAAAAACTATAATATGAAATGTTTGTGTGGACAAGGATGTCAAACTTTATAGTGTGTTGACTGAATGTTAAATGAATTGATGATGTAAGCTGCAGTGCATTGCTTTTTGTAGGTTTGCACCATGGTTGACAAGCAGGAAAGTAGAATTGTACCGATCAAATTTGGTACAGATGGGTGGAGAGCGATTATCTCAGATACTTATACAATTGACAATTTGAGAAGGGTAGCTGAGGGTACAGCGCAATGGATGGTTCAAAGGTCATACCAGAAGTTGGTGATTGGTCATGACTGTAGATTCGGTGGTGAAATGTTTATGCGGGAAGCTGCACGAATCTTTGCAGATCATGGTATTCAAGTGTTTGCAGGAGATTGTATCGTGAGCACTCCTATGGTTTCCCTTGCTGTATTACATTACCATGCAGACCTTGGAGTTGTGATTACTGCTAGTCATAATCCACCATTGTATAACGGATATAAATTAAAATCGTCCCACGGCAGCCCTTCCCTCCCGATGGACATTGAAGCAATTGAGGCTTTGATACCCGACTTCGCCGCGGAACCAACACATGCCTTTTCGAGCTATCTAGACGATGGTAAAATCAAATTGGTTGATATCCAAAGTCCCTATGAACATCATGTTCGCGAGGGATTTAATCTCGATGCCATCAGATCGTCTGTTTCTCTGTCATATGATGCAATGTATGGGGCAGGACAATTTGTTATGGAGAAATTATTTCCTGAAATGAAAGGATTTCATTGTGATTGGAATCCAGGTTTTAAAGGCAGAGCACCTGAACCAATCGCCAAGAATTTGGGTGAAATCGTTGAATGGAATAAATCATTTCCGGGAAAATATATTGGGATTGCCACGGATGGAGATGCGGATCGAATTGCAATGGTGGATCCTTTTGGCAAAATGATTGATAGTCACCATATTCTATTACTGCTGTTGTATTATCTGGCAGGTATCAAAGGTCAAAAAGGCAAAATTGTCGTAAGTTGTTCAGTCACCAACAAATTGGCTAAACTGGCTGCTCACTATGGTTTAGAGTTTATCACTACTAAAATTGGATTTAAATACATTGCGGAATACATCATTGAGGGCGATGTCTTAGTCGGAGGTGAAGAA from Saprospiraceae bacterium includes these protein-coding regions:
- a CDS encoding polymer-forming cytoskeletal protein, which translates into the protein MFGSKNNDPAKNQVSLTQSALNSLVSGTSVEGTISADNDIRIDGYLKGILNCKGKVIIGPKGNIDGEIKAQNAVIEGQFRGSLFIEDLLHIKETAQVEGEINTDKLSVAPGARFNVLSKMSTSSSGPAPLPKKEQ
- a CDS encoding AtpZ/AtpI family protein, with protein sequence MLPRKSTDVNKYLKYSGLAMQFFGVIGFGIFIGHKLDGYLEMKKPIFTVLFALVFFILVMVWLFQDLKRTENEE
- a CDS encoding phosphoglucomutase/phosphomannomutase family protein — protein: MVPIKFGTDGWRAIISDTYTIDNLRRVAEGTAQWMVQRSYQKLVIGHDCRFGGEMFMREAARIFADHGIQVFAGDCIVSTPMVSLAVLHYHADLGVVITASHNPPLYNGYKLKSSHGSPSLPMDIEAIEALIPDFAAEPTHAFSSYLDDGKIKLVDIQSPYEHHVREGFNLDAIRSSVSLSYDAMYGAGQFVMEKLFPEMKGFHCDWNPGFKGRAPEPIAKNLGEIVEWNKSFPGKYIGIATDGDADRIAMVDPFGKMIDSHHILLLLLYYLAGIKGQKGKIVVSCSVTNKLAKLAAHYGLEFITTKIGFKYIAEYIIEGDVLVGGEESGGLAIAGHIPERDGIWIGLTVLQLMAETKKSLAELIEEIYGIVGAFVYDRIDLHLNPSEISRIAKYLSQPNIEKWGSYKVIKKDQLDGEKYYFENDSWLMFRRSGTEPVLRIYVQGQDSEELKSIQNEVLQELQLNQS
- a CDS encoding PorP/SprF family type IX secretion system membrane protein, yielding MKKLIQALLFVSPLWLMSQDIHFSQFYMSPTNLNPALTGVMNCKMRFVANYRNQWAPILKSKAFNTMNLSFDQKVPVGRYDYFGFGGTFWGDRAGSLAFSTIQFKLSGTYSKRMAGSRTSGHYLVFGAEAGVNNRSINFHNAVWGNQLSSNGPINTPGENDIYAIDPSFLFADVSVGLLWFSVLDKENNYYLGGAYSHLNEPLQNHYSKSSGAFTASPLYSKLTIHGGGVFSIGRKLGLVPGIVTFFQGPSWQVNGGTSFRFDVSRSKYDRQSFQTGVWARLANKQKGIHADALILSTRFDYNKFGFGLSYDVTLSGLRNASAASNAFELSFIYNVCGPEKRGIYCPNF
- a CDS encoding trypsin-like peptidase domain-containing protein translates to MKAFIDNYKSVVVQMATPFSVGTGFYLKEYNLLVTNEHVVRQNKMVVVDAEGMSRSLLDVVYLDAKYDLAFVKAPVEHHMGDAQIRKQLVATEGDTVMAVGHPFGLKFTATQGIISNVAHHQGDIQYIQHDAALNPGNSGGPLIDGQGYIIGVNTFIIQNGQNIGFSLPSNYLAQALDEFVRGGGKSGVRCTSCANIVFEPNPEKKYCPHCGADILMISDLEDYTPSGFRREIEDVLSTLHYDVRLTRRGPFNWEAVVGSAKVILSYHEETGMIAGDAVLSSLPKDNIKAIYTYLLQQNDKLRGLSLSIRNNDILLSMVMFDNYFTPESGKNTIQNLLETANQLDDVLLEQYGAMKRPD
- a CDS encoding excinuclease ABC subunit C; the protein is MTTQQYREFSIHIPTDPGVYRFLDKHNHILYVGKAKNLKNRLNSYFSQSHQTNAKTKALVRHAHHIEFTVVETEHDALLMENNFIKIHQPRYNVMLKDGKTYSYICIKKEAFPRVFFTRKPVRDGSLYFGPYTSKFKTQVIVELIRQIFPLRTCNLLLTQQAIARNKYKVCLEYHIHHCQGPCTRLESEEEYNEKIIQIKNILRGHFRAVKEFITERMKYFASQELFEQAHEWKLKLDVLEDYHSKSSVVSSQIKDVDVFSVAVGEKMAYINYLKVIDGAVIHTLTIEAEKNAEEEVERILSVAIHKIRDQFESQAPELIVPFPLELENQNLVVTVPQRGDKKSLLDLSEKNVTLYQLQKRKEALQMSNKQSHSERILKTLQADLNLSAAPIHIECFDNSNIQGTNPVAACVVFKHAKASKKDYRHFKIKTVRGPDDFASMQEVVHRRYKRLLDEESSLPQLVIIDGGKGQLSSALKAITALALTEKILLIGIAKKLEEIYFPDDPVPLHLNKKSESLKLIQQLRNEAHRFGLNFHRQLRSKAQISSALSNIPGIGPKTSQKLLSHFGSIQRIAEAPPDEIIGLAGKSAAQKILNFLSAQDETHEEVVNQHTNENSEEE
- a CDS encoding protein-L-isoaspartate(D-aspartate) O-methyltransferase, with amino-acid sequence MFDSYRHKGLRAQLIQEIKRKGINDEKVLNAISRVPRHLFLDKAFEEWAYKDQAFAIDCEQTISQPYTVAYQTTLLEIKPKDKVLEIGLGSGYQAAILIELACKVYSIERYKHLHDKTSALLHQIGYGAVRTFFGDGFQGLPRFAPFDKILITAAAPEIPQLLVDQLANGGCMVVPLGEGNSQTMIRLKKNLEGKLIQESCGDFRFVPMLKGVVN